The proteins below come from a single Seriola aureovittata isolate HTS-2021-v1 ecotype China chromosome 23, ASM2101889v1, whole genome shotgun sequence genomic window:
- the LOC130164266 gene encoding uncharacterized protein LOC130164266, translating to MANKTEVHLSDHTSSLEEEVTKPAGRRPRRRATATIGRRGQRGKRRGPADKRRGPGEKRRGQKEKRRAPEEKKEGVTVKRMWSGGKRRWDKKHYCVFCRRPQVKIARHLLRKHADQQEVMAASTLPTGSKQRHLLLEHLRCRGNYLHNIEVIRQGSGEIVPCRQPSEEVDVRNYLPCPLCLGFFLRSDLWKHQASCRKKLASDPSTDSASTAETTSEPMKDSTSVSAGKSVRDRANNRTSKSMEDTLADPSEDTVTTGQTGTSETRSKRPMTSDPSGDQNVTSDPGADRPRKRCRVQAAASRLLPISSGASESCSEVLHRMNQDHISHQVKSDWLICKYGNKLMGNQDGSQKRYDYISQKLRELGRFLLAAKSLDSDVQTLQDVLAPGRLSLALAAARKASGYRWSRPPLAVKTTLKTVCEIAIGESLQDGDWEAAAKTTDFYHMLGREWDNLGLVNPDPDTVDPEGEAKLKKRPVQSRNEKKHVEPGPEPDPRPQVPSKTSNRPVTSLIPPESRLPTPITVPVAPRKVRRRPWSSAEKEAVWRQLGVHVLVQSVPGKEVCQRCLDLEPVLRGRHWKDIKNQVHNQIQSQKKQQFHAQMDVQENHEHQNQEHVDQSQRKQLQQYQAQMDQQGKDHTQNQKKHQYHAQMDHHDQDNIQNQKKQQYHTQLDHQDHIQIHKKQLCHARLDHQDHIQVHKKHLYQMDQQTQGLQTALDQDTSLLTGTPYEPDGPHRPPGHSLVERDPIISPYPLPHRAPGPHMDQLLSRTEWTDESLAQNYPVSRQLARNLLQDAPSGGPPPNPHTGHVHF from the exons ATGGCGAACAAGACTGAGGTCCACTTGTCAGACCATACCTCCTCTCTGGAGGAAGAGGTAACAAAGCCCGCTGGCCGCAGACCCCGCCGCCGAGCCACTGCAACCATAGGGAGGCGGGGTCAGAGAGGAAAGAGGCGGGGTCCTGCAGACAAGAGGCGGGGTCCTGGTGAGAAGAGGCGCGGtcagaaggagaagaggagggctccggaggagaagaaggagggtgTAACAGTGAAGAGGATGTGGAGCGGTGGGAAGCGGCGGTGGGATAAGAAACACTACTGTGTGTTCTGTCGCCGTCCGCAGGTGAAGATCGCTCGGCATCTGCTGAGGAAACACGCCGaccaacaggaagtgatggCTGCCAGCACACTTCCAACGGGCTCCAAACAACGGCACCTGCTGCTCGAGCACCTGCGCTGCAGGGGCAACTACCTACACAACATCGAG gTGATCAGGCAGGGCAGTGGTGAGATCGTCCCGTGTCGTCAGCCCTCAGAAGAAGTCGATGTTAGGAACTACCTGCCTTGCCCACTCTGCCTCGGCTTCTTCCTTCGCTCGGACCTCTGGAAACATCAGGCGTCCTGTCGTAAGAAGCTGGCCTCTGACCCGTCCACAGACTCTGCGTCCACAGCAGAGACGACCTCTGAGCCCATGAAGGACTCaacctctgtctctgcaggaaaGTCGGTCCGTGACCGAGCAAACAACAGGACATCCAAGTCCATGGAGGACACACTGGCTGACCCCTCAGAGGACACAGTCACAACAGGCCAGACTGGGACCTCTGAGACCAGGTCCAAACGGcccatgacctctgaccccagtGGGGATCAgaatgtgacctctgaccccggAGCGGACCGGCCAAGGAAGCGCTGCAGGGTCCAGGCTGCGGCGTCCCGCCTCCTGCCAATTTCCAGTGGAGCATCTGAGAGCTGCAGCGAAGTCCTACACCGCATGAACCAGGACCACATCTCACATCAg GTcaaatctgattggctgatctGTAAATATGGAAACAAGTTGATGGGGAACCAAGATGGCAGCCAGAAGAGGTACGATTACATCAGCCAGAAACTGAGGGAGCTTGGAAGGTTCCTCCTGGCTGCTAAATCTCTGGACTCTGATGTTCAGACCCTGCAGGACGTTCTGGCTCCGGGCCGCCTCAGCCTGGCGCTGGCTGCTGCCAGAAAGGCGTCAGGGTACCGGTGGAGCCGCCCTCCACTGGCCGTGAAGACGACACTGAAGACGGTTTGTGAGATTGCCATCGGAGAGAGTCTGCAGGATGGAGACTGGGAGGCTGCAGCCAAAACCACAGACTTCTACCACATGCTGGGACGAGAGTGGGACAACCTGGGGCTGGTGAACCCTGACCCTGACACAG TCGACCCAGAAGGAGAAGCCAAGCTGAAGAAACGACCGGTCCAGTCAAGGAACGAGAAGAAGCATGTCGAGCCAGGTCCAGAACCTGACCCAAGACCACAGG TTCCGTCAAAGACCAGTAACAGACCCGTCACCTCCTTGATTCCACCAGAGTCCAGACTGCCGACTCCTATCACAG TCCCCGTGGCTCCCAGGAAGGTCCGGCGTCGCCCGTGGTCGTCTGCAGAGAAGGAGGCGGTCTGGAGACAGTTGGGAGTCCATGTGCTTGTCCAATCAGTACCGGGGAAGGAGGTGTGTCAGCGCTGCCTGGACCTGGAGCCTGTCCTCAGAGGGCGACACTGGAAAGACATCAAGAATCAGGTCCACAACCAAATCCAGAGCCAAAAGAAGCAGCAATTCCATGCCCAGATGGACGTTCAAGAGAACCATGAACACCAGAACCAGGAACATGTAGACCAAAGCCagaggaagcagctgcagcaataCCAGGCCCAAATGGACCAACAGGGCAAGGACCACACGCAGAACCAGAAGAAACATCAGTATCATGCCCAGATGGATCATCATGACCAGGACAACATCCAGAACCAGAAGAAACAGCAGTACCATACCCAGTTGGACCATCAGGACCACATTCAAATTCACAAAAAGCAATTGTGTCATGCTAGACTAGACCACCAGGACCATATTCAGGTCCACAAGAAGCATCTGTACCAAATGGACCAGCAGACCCAGGGACTGCAGACTGCACTGGATCAGGACACGTCTTTACTGACGGGTACACCTTATGAACCTGATGGGCCTCATCGACCCCCGGGACACTCACTTGTGGAGCGGGACCCCATTATCAGTCCATATCCACTTCCCCATAGGGCCCCGGGGCCTCACATGGACCAGTTGCTGTCCAGAACAGAGTGGACTGACGAGTCTCTGGCTCAGAACTACCCGGTCAGCAGGCAGCTGGCCAGGAACCTGCTCCAGGATGCGCCTTCAGGAGGACCACCTCCCAATCCACACACTGGACATGTCCACTTCTGA